The window CCTTGACTGGGGAGTAGGTACTTTGACTTCCATTTTCCTCGCCGCCTCTCTGTATGTTATAAGTGACCGCTGCAAGCCCTCTGTTCTTTCGAGGCTCCACTGTGCGTTGTGACTGCTCATAGTTCACTCTTTGCCACATCCTCACCATGTTCCTCCGACGTCTAGGGCCTTCAAAGAGTGTATGGGGTGGCCGCTCACCTGTGCACCAGGAAGGCAGCACTCCCCTGGAATGTTGCAACTATAGTCCATCAGAGCAAGGGTCATGGATTGACACACTTCCAAATAGGAGTGGCTCTTTGCTCCCACTCCTCTCTTCCCTGGATCTGTGGCACCCACCCTTCTGCAACGCCCCGCATTGCAGCTGTCTCCCTTCTGTTCAGTACTGGACGGCTTGAATTGTAAAAGTCATCTTGGGTGCGCCAGCCTCATAGATTGTTCGCTAGCGTACGGGTTTGTTGGTACATCTCAGACATGATCGGAACCCAATTTAGACCCACATTACTAAACCGGATACAACACACTCCTCCACTCCTCGCCCCACACACTTATCTAATGATTCCTACACATTAGAAAGCCTGCAACTCTTCTATGGTGGATCATATGTACTTCTGTACTTaagagttgtatttttttttttttttgcagttttatatagatcAAACTCTACCCAAAGTTACGGGAGCATTTTACAAGAGCACTACTTACATTACACAAGCCTAGATTGTTTTTGTCGGCACCGGGGATCTTAataatttgcctaggatcacaggaCGTTGAACCGAAGCCGAGACTGgaatctggttccccagttccaaagtcaaaaGCGCTAGCTTTAATGCCACAGCCTATCCCCAAGATAATGCAATAGTTAGACAAATGCATCCCGCTAGGCCACAAGTTCTCTGTATCACAGTAGCAATACTTTACAATTGGTGCAATTTATTTCTTACCCTGGATAATAGAACTTTAGCTGTCGGCTGTGAAAATTTCACTACAGTTAATTGGACTTCGTTGAGCCTAAAACGTTACCTTGAGCAAAATTATACAAggttgtggttgtgtgtgactacttcagttcagatatacTAAACATTTTTTCGGTTCACGTATGTCCTAGAACTCGTCGGCACGGGACGAGACCACTTTGAACATATTGATTTAGACATAAACATGCTTGAGATTAGGATGCATATAACAGCGTAGTGTATTTTTCCTGGACGTGCGATAGAAGGGATTACTTGCAATGGTCTCACTGATGAAAATGTTAtggtcactttctgtgatgtcaaaAAGTAAACATATGCATTGTTTTTGTTAAATCCTTTTAGGAGGTGCGAGCAGTAAGAGAGCAATTACCAAGGCTGTCAGAAGAAGAAAGTAGCACAGAGCAACTACTTGAAGCTAGTCCATTTGACCCAAGTTCTGAAGGTAATAAATGTTCTTCAAGTCACTGAAATCTTTATGAGCGCTGCACGGATAGAAATATGAAAAAATGAGCTGTGGTAGTCATGTTCACGCTAAGCACCAAAGCATGCTTTGTTGCTTCGGAAAGGTACTGAACAGTGTGGTTTATCCAGTCAGTGAgttattttaattgtgttttcaaATTTATAGGAACAATGCGGTGAATAAAGTCGCAATACATCTCAAAACCCATGCAGACGTCATCAAACGAACCAATGTTCTTTAATGCCTGCTGTGGGTGATTGCTACTTGTGCAGGGCTCAACAAGGAGAAAGGGTTCCTTTCTCTGCCCCGGACATTGTGCTTCTAAAGTAATAAATGTGCAGATGCACTTGACATGAAATCTCCATGTCCCATTTTTCATTTGGATAGTCATTTCTAGTTGCCCAGACTTGCACTGTATTTGTAAATACTAAAGATTGAGATGAGACAACCCACATTTCTAGCCGTTCCAGTTTTCGCACAACTGCCGGCGTTGCAGCGCAGGATTATTTATTTGGGGGGATTCGATGAAACACTCACTGTTAATTATGTGACAGCATAAAAGAAATATGAAGTTGGGAAAGTAATTATTACTGTTTGATTCGAACTGCAGATGTAGAAAATTGCAATTTTGTGGTTTCATCGTACAGAAAGGATTGATGTGGCCTGGCCTACCTTGCCTAAAAATGGCtgattaatgtaaaataaatatagataCTTGCAAAAGAAATAACTATGCCGGTTGCAACTTATTTCGTGTTGTATTCAAATCTGAGATGATTGCTTTAATTTCAAGTTGGTTTCCATAGTACCTTATCACTGAGTGAACTGTGTTCAGATCAACTGGTGGCTATGAGGGTAGCATATAAATCGTGTGGGGATGACTCATTCATTTGCACCCATTAAATCAGTGATAGACGAGACAAAACGGCAGCAtatattgttaatgttgttttttatttggtCATATTCTTTCATCTGTTTTTTCTAACATTGGTTAACAATATCCTAACTTTGTAGCATTAAAATACTTACTGTAGCGCTTGCAAATTATCTGTTCTTGATACTTCAGCTTTTAATTAGAttctctgttttttagggttggataACATTTTCCTTAAGGAGCAAGTGCCTGGTATTTCCGGTGATGCAGAGAAGTTGGATATAGCAGAGCAACCTCAGCGTGCAAGCAGAACTCCTTCAGAAGTCACTGAGAATGTAGCGGCACTAAATAAATATTCTCTAGAAGACACAGAAATATTTTCCCCAAATGATGAAAATGTGTCGACTCCGGAACACAGGAAGAAAGAAGGTGGTGTAGGTGAGGATGGCATTGAGGAAGAGAAGATGGTCCCCTATCCCGAATATGGATCTACAGGTGATTCTGAGATACAGGAACACATGACAGCCTTAAGTAGTAATGAACTCGATGTCACTTCAGAGGAGGTAATAGAATCAGCCACATGCCAGACCGATACAGGGTTAGCATTGGTTTTAATTAGTGATACGAGTGAACCAAATACCCACAGAAATGAACTGGCATCAAAAGACCAGGAATACTCCTTGAAGCCTGAAAACCAAAGCGAAAATAAAGCACTGGCTAGAAACATTCCTTTAGGAGCAGATGTGACTGCGGCTTCAGGGAATGAGACCAATGTAATCATATCAGAAACAGGTCTTTCAATAGATAGTGCCCAAATTCAACTGCTCACATCAAGAACTCCTGCTGAAAGAGAGGTTGCACTTTGTGACTCTTTAGAACACATTGCCCTACAAATCACACCAGTAACAACAGAAGATCAGCAACCATCACCCCAGGAACTATCACCCAAACAAGCTCATCCCTTGGACAACAGGGAAGAAGCACAAAGTAACTTGCATCAATCAATTCTTACGGTCGGCTCGGATTTAAGCACACATTCAATTCAAGAGAGTATTGCTACACCACATAAAGTTGCAGTAGAAAATAGTAGCGAAGATACAGTAATTAATTTACTTGATAAATCTAATCCCTCTATGGAATGCATTTGCCAGGTGAGTGCAAATGATTTTGAAGCACCTTCTATTTCTGTTAACAGTGCTGTGAATGATCAGATACCAGTAACATGCACACAGGCGACTAAAACAAGTAAAGAAACAGACGATATTACAAAAAGTCAGCATAAAACAACTAAAACACCAGTCAGATTCACTATTGCTCCTGCATGGCAAAGATCTCTCTCCGGGGGATCTAGTGCAAAGGAAGACACCGCTGCTAGATGCGCTGCAACCTCGACTATAAAAGCAGAACTGTTTGAAAAAACCACAGAGGAGCAGACATGCCTGGGTAGAGTGAGATCAGCATCTTCTCCGATTTCATCCGAAGACATTGACATCAATACAGACATTCCTCGCACTCCCAAAAAACAGTGTGACAGCATGTCACAGAGCACTGAACTTCCATTTGGTGTCAAGCTAAAAAGAGCATCCTCTTTCTCAAAACACAGTGACGAAAATGTTAGTAACTCCCAAAAATCTGATTCCTCTGTCCAGCAGGTATCTCTTGTCAAAGACCTTCAAAACTCAGAAAATGCTGGAAAGACATTACAAATACATTTAGGCCCCAGGAAATCTTCATTGATTCAGTGTGATCTCCAGGAAGAAAAAGATCTTCATAGAACCAAACCTGAAGAACCGCCAAAGAAAAATCATACACCCAAGAGCCTAGGTAACAGTTCCATTTTATTTTCTCTGTGTAGTTGTTTAGAACGCATTTCCCACTGATTGCAAGATTAACATGAGGATTAAAATATGTCTGTCTTAACAGTGGTGCAGAATGTTTAGCTTACAGTGCCTTTCTACCTTGAGGTGCATTTTTATACAGTATGTAGAAGGGAAAAATACCTTAGGACTGCTTTTGAATTGTGTGCattattttaggtttgcaaagcctgtttgattttactaaaagtatataCGTAATATATATGTACTATACTGTATACTAATGAGGACTTTCAGCCATCCCTTCATATTCATTTTTCTGTTGTGTATGTCACATTTTTCGTTCACCCCACTACAGTATACAGTGTGAGGCACTGGGTCTGCCCACCTTAGCCATTAGATGACTTCACTGTGACAGCATCCTGCTCTTTCACAGGAAGCACATTGCACACAAAATAGTTCCTTTCAGTACTTCTATAGAAATGTCAGCTTTTTGAGAgcgaaaatatttttgcttttagtcatATGCTTTATATTGGCAAGGATTCAGCACCTCTCctaaaaacagtgacaaaaaagCTAGCAGCCAACATCAgacatattggcattgccagtgcttgttttgatgTTATTCTGTCTCATATTTGTTCGTTGCTCTTCTCCCTGCACGATTAATTAACTACAGAAGCAACACAGTTACAACTTGGATCAAAAGACTGGTGATTGCCATCATGTTTGAAAAGGCATACTGATACACTTAGAAAAACTCCACTAAATATTGAATGACTGACATACCAATTTTAACACCTATATATCTCCTGCCTAGCACCTGCAAGCCTACTGCAGAGGAACACTCTGCATAGGGAAAAATATGTCCTAGCCTCTGACGTTTGCCAAACACATCCGGATAGTAAtgttatgggatttatatttttacCATTAGTTTTGGCTCATTGTGCCATCCGTTAATACTGTCACTCATTGTTCCTTTTTCCATTAATTTTTCATGTGTACGCGCCATTTCCATTGAAATATCAGTGATCATCTTGCTTATAGTTGACCTCTCCATCCCACTTTTTGTTGCACTTAGTTTAATTTACTAGTGAGACTCTGTAGTTTAATTTACCAGGTGATAATCTGTACCTTTCCCCCCTCTGctttcttttgtttctcccctACCATGACCCGCTCCACCAGTGGCTTCCCTTTACCCATTCAACGATCACCAGCATGGCTTTCTGTTGCCCATTGAACAATAATACAAAAAAGGAACTATGCAACTGGCTAAATGAAATGTGTGCCACCATAAACTGAGGAGTGCAGTTGGTTAAAACTACAGGGGTCATACGTATGACTGTGATATGCAGTACGTTGATTCATGAATGATATTAAGACTCTCTTACCAAAGCAGGATCCTGTTCCCAAGTTACCTTCTTTTCGTTCCTCAGAGGACCACGCTTTGTCACACAGCTCATCCCCCTCAGTGCTGGAGTCTCCCGAGTACCACCCCAGCCACCCAAAAATGGATGTTTCCTAGTTCAAAATCTTTCAGGCAGTCTTCTCTCTGCCCTATGTGGATATTCCTTCCCGGAGTCCACCATACCCGGGGAGACAAAATCAGAATGTCCCTTACCTCTAAAAGTGCATGTTGCATGGCAACCCTATTTAATCTGTTCTCATAAGACGGCAAATTTACACTTAACAGAACTCATACCCAAATCTACCTTAGATAGAAGGCAAGTGAAGCAATGGCTTCACCAATGGGTTAGTTGGACTGTCAGGCCAAGCACTCAACTTTTCTTTATAAGTGACGAAGATGAATTATGATACTTAAAGGTGTGAAAATAACATGATGCAGGAAAACTGTAATCagttaaaaaatgcaaatgtttacTATCTTGCAGTAACTATTCATAAAGTCATTAAAGTGTGGATCAACAAAAAGAATTATGAAGTGCACTGCAGACTGATTCACCTCTCTTGCTTCCAATTTCTGGAAGTTATTTTCTTATAATCATACAATTTGATCAACTACGAAGAAGAGATTTAGCCCCAGATCTCCTGGTTCTGAAGGCTGTAATTTTGTCACAATAGCACATAGCTTTCTGTTAGGATACAAGACTAGCTAAAATGTTCTACGTTGCTTATAAAACAAATAAGTAATTTCTTTATGAACTTTCATTAGAATCCTGCCCAAGCAGTACTCTGACCATTGAGCATAATTGAATAACCCTGCTGTTTTGCTGAGAAGCAATTAAGGTACATGAATAATTTGAGTCCTACATATTCAGATGTCCTTGGAGTTTCTTAATTGATCAATAAGTGAAATGAACATAGGTTTAGCTCAAGTATCAATCCCTTTTGGGGCAATTCACTAGTGCATCAAGGGGACGCTGTTCCCGAAACGGGACAAAGTATAAAGATATTTGTTCGTACACCCAGGTTTAGGAGGTGATACCCTTTCGTACACAATGATGTTGACAAACTACAGATCATTCACTGGATTATAAGGGACATTGTCAAATttcgtcttttttttttaagtattcttGCAACACTtaagacagtaaaacagtgaaaacaccacacaaaagaatcCCTGCGAGGTAGGAAATAGATGTCAATTTAatgaacagaacaagaccaaaaccacaaaaatccaatcagtagaagttgagatattaatttttaaagaatatctgcaaatagagtgcttagaaacttaaagcacCAACCGAGACTATCTGGTCACACTctactggggtaaatccaaatgttcaggtggactgcgatggagtgtgggcccGCTACAGGCACCAACCTTGTCACCCTGaaaccttgtgtggagggttgcatGGATGTCGAAGatccgatgcaaggagcagaggagacaaagtgaaggcgatgcatcggttccgatcTTCACTGTCTGGGATGCGTATTCATAGATGAGGTGCAGTGTCAAACCCTTTACAGTGAAGGTGATGTGTTGTTGTTCAGCAGCGCAGGCAGTGATGCGAAGGCGATGCGTTGGGTCAGAGGGCGATGTGTCAATTCTGAACTGcactgttggtgctgtgatgtccTTCTCCTCAGCGGCGATGCGTCAAGAGGAGATGCGGAGATTCCGATCAGCGCAGTGACGACGATGCATGAATGTCTGTGGGGGactgctgcagaacccacttccaaagacctaagactggattggcaccacttggcaggggtaggactcacagttgacaGAGTTTAGTAACTGTGGTggagttgaagtctttgatgtccctgagatttcagaacaggaggcaagccagtaagcccttgtagtcactttggTTCGTGGGATGATgtgggtccagtctttctcacccaggaaTGGAGGGGCGCAGACAGCAGGTCCGCGCAGGCAGCAGGTCTGCACAGGCAAGAAAGCAGtctttccaggtcagcagtccagccgAGTAGTAGTTTTTGTagcagcacaggagtccttcttcctggcatagtgtccacaggtccagatgtgtactgattcggtagggtcagaagtccacttTTTATATCCACTGATGCGTATAAAaagggagtgacttcaaagaaggtctTTGAAGTTCAAACAGCTcctcccttccctggctccagacacactacagggtatGCTGCTTGTggcgtggggacaggcacagcccaattaggtgcatgtgtcagctcctcccttccatcctgcgcagggtggcccatcaggcacatctcaactccctttgtgtgtgattgtctagagcagtggttcccaaccttttgacttctatggacccacaCTTCAGCcttactggaactcagggaccccctgaatcaatattggaatacAGGGagctccactgagtcattacttaaagcaggcagcctaatctgttaatattatttcattttctaagcagtcgcggaccccctgaagtggctttgtggaccctaggggtccccgAACATCTGTTGGAGGCAGGCAACAGGCACATAGGGATTAGGAGCAGAAGACATGCCAACCTTCTGAAAGTGGCAGTTTTAAAGATGTAATCCTAGATTCATCTTTATCAGgaaggaggatttattattacaagtccataggcaccaaacatgacagatctgctccttctcaatcaggaattacactgaATAACTTTATTAAGGaatcccccatgttatcctatgagaagagtaggcctcacagtagtgaaaatgaatctgggagtttttttactaccaggacatggaaaagtaTATGTCCTGATTTTTACTTTCACCGCACCCTGCCCTTAAGGCTACTcagtgcctaccttagggctggcttatgtgtaatgaaaggggagttttaaggcaaGACAATGGGTTTTatgtgccaagtcaacatggcagtgagactgcacatacaggctctccaGTAACAtgcctgagctatgtttacagggctatttacgtggatggcacaatcagtgccgcaggcccactagtagcatttaatttagaggtccagggcacatattgtgcacttaactagggacttataagtaaactaaatatgccaattgtggatgcaccaatgcaaccatgtttttaggggagtgagcacatgcactttagcactgattagcattggtaaagtgcccacagtcccaAGGCCAACAGAAACAGACCAACAAAAGTGAGGAAAGGCAAGCAAAACTTTTGGAGGAAGACCAACTTAAGGCTGTGAGGTCTCACAACTGCAATAACAGTCCAATAACACTGAAAGGGAAAATCTGAGACACACGTTTTTGAATATTAGGTGCTATTAACAAGTGTAATGGTTTGCAATGTAAGGTTTAAGTGTTTAATGAATGTTGTTGACTATTGGTACTGTCCCTGTTACCTTCAGTGTAGTTCTGAAATATAGCATGCAGTTACTTTTGCTAATGAGCTAGCATTTATTAATGTGCACATAATAAATGCACAATAAATGTATGTTAAGTCTCTTCTTCATTGTAAACACTGGTCCTGCCTTCTTCGGATCATTCCATGAAATTGGCAAAAAAATAGCATATTGTCCACCATCCATTGACAGTGTCCTGATTGAATGGTTGATTTTTCTATCCTCCTTTATCTTTCCTCCCAGTTCGGGAGATTGTCCCACCTCTGGAACATTTCTGCTTTACAATCATTTTATTGGATGAGTTTTATCCTTTCACTGTTAACATGAGAAAACTACTTTTTCATTTGACCTTTTACCACTAAAGGACTGCGTGGGGGGGCGTTATGAACAAGATGGTGGATGAGTGAGCTGCTCCCTTTGGTCTCTCTGTCCTCATTGATCCTTTAGCCACCTACAGTGCCCTTACTGCCTGAACCATATGGACCCCCGAGCACCTGTGGACCCCTGCCCCAACAACGATAGCCCTTGCCAACTTTCCTTGGCTGCCCAGGCAGGGTACCACGGTCTGAGACCTGGGGACTCCGTGAGGCCGGGCCAGCAGACAAGATAGCAGATGCCGCGACTAGGGAGTGAGTGGCGGCCTGCACAGCCACATCCCAGCTCAAGAGATACTGCGGCCAGAGCACAGGGCCCCCTGTGTTGCTTCTGCTTGGGGAAGAGGTCTCCCATGCCCAAGGCCCAAGAACAATCTCCCCAGGTGGACATCGCCCCCTTGGAACCTCTGGAGCATAGATGTCACCAGTTAATCATAAGCCAGTAGCCAAACAGGCAGTGAGTGCGCAGCACCTCCCGGGGCATCTCTAGTCTGCCACCAGGAGGGGGCCGGAGGAAGAGATGAGCCCCTCCCTCTTCCTACTGCCACTGAGATGACCACATTAGGCCTGAAGGGCCTGGGGGTGCAAGCAAGGCCAATTCCTGCTAGGGCCCCAGCCCCTCCTGGTGATGCATTGCAGCATTAATCCCGCAGGGCCCCTTAACTCGCAGCAGAAGGCGCCGCCTTCACTGGCAAGCAAACCATTCAGTGGTCTTCCCTCCCCCCGGCAGAGCCTACTTTTGACTGGGTGCCACCTTCACACCCCCACCGTCAGTGAAGCAAATACAGGACTCCCTCAATTCACCATACTAAATGGGAGGTGCACCTTTAGCGAGGTCGGGCTGCGTACACCTCCGAACTGGAACCTAGCTTGCTTGTTATCCTGCATTGGCTTGATCTTCCTAGGGGGCTGTGGACAGGACTTGACACCTAGCTCTGCAGCACAATTTTGGTAACACACTCGCACATCTTGGACTCAACCAAACACCCTCAGGGGAATGGAGATGGACCACTACCCCGCCACACAACCTGACCCATCCTGGTGAGCCATCTTACAGGGACTCCACCGTGTCTGCCgctcaggccaagaagcattgCTTTGTCAGAGACATGCTCATGAAATCCACCAGGCCTATGGTCAATAGCAAAGCACCTATGCAGGCCATAGACCACCCTCTCGACCCGAGGGCCAGAAGAGGCCAGTCACAAGGTCCTTCCTGGACGCTCTCTTTACCTCTCTCCGTGATGATCTACAAGCGGTAGAGAAGCACCTCTCCGCTGACCTATGAAAGGTCAGGGGGGCTTAGAAGAAGTTGGTGACAAAGTTGGTGACAGGGTATCTGCTATGGAAGATCGCAGAGCTGGATGAGAAGAAGATGCAGAATGGCTACAGCAAGAAGTCCTGCGCCTCAAGGAGCAGCACACTGAGCTTCAAGACCACGCCGAACACCTAGAGAAGCGCTTGCAGTGGAAAAACGTGAGGATTGGGGGAATCCCAATGCATGCAGTAGGACCAGACCTCAGAGAGACGTAGAGGCCCTTTTTCACCATATCCTGGGAGTACtggcatacacagacatacaacTAGACCGCATTCACCGTGTGGGCTCCCAGAAGCCAGACGAGACACCCCCTGCTGATATGTTGACCTGTGTCCATGATTTCTCAAATAAAAGAAAACATCCTCCACAAGGCTCGGGAGGCACACCCAATCCAATTTCAGAGCAGCAATAACCCCCCAAAAACTGCCAAGAATTCAGCCCTGTCATGGCCCACCTACGCCAGGCCAGAATAACATATTTCTGGGCCCACCCTTTCATGATCATCTTCCTGCACAATGAGAAATTGCTCCAACTGGAATTGGTTACTGAGGCCTGCACCATCCTTGGCATAGTGGATTCTGATACAAGGAGTAGTCCTTCCTACAACACTTCTTTTCCAGGCCGGAGCGCATCATGGGGGTGGGGATGGGATAAGTGGGCTGTCTCCTCCTGCATTTAGGGCGACATTGCGATTCTGCCCTCACTGAACAGTTGTGCCTCACTCAATTGGCCTGTCTGATTATGTTGACTACCATCGATGATGGGCCTTTTCGACCTGTTGTTATCCCTTTTTTATTGTTACTGTTGCTGTTATTCCTTCATTTTGCACAGTGGCACTAATGCATGTCTTATTGGGCCTTCCACTCcatatcccccccacccaccccctcttcTTGCTGGTGACTGACACAACCGTTCGCTGGTTAGTAGACTGAGGACTAGTCAATGTTTGGCGTTCGTACCACCCTGTCCCCAGGGACTGCACTCCCTCATTCATAAACATATATACAGATTGATTATTTCTTAGTGACTTATGCCATCCAGACACTAGTTAGTGACTCCTTCATAGCTCCTAGGTCACTCTCGGGCCACCCACCTCTAACTCTTACCATGTGCCTCAGCCCCATGCATACAAATACCCTGTGCTGGAGCCTTAGGGACTCGCTGCTTCAATCCCCTTCAACGACCACAGCCATACGAAAGACAATTGTTGACTACCTACGGACCAACAAATCTGACCAGGTTGCACTAACCTCCCTCTGGGAAGCcctgaaattgtttgtcagtggggAATTTtgtttgccatatctgcctcagaaaatTGTCTCCAGAAAGAGAGGCAAAAAGAGCTTGAGCTGAAAGTCCTAAAACTTGAAATGATTCACAAAGGCACTGGGGCCCCACAAGTCTGAAGAGAGCTTGAGTGAACGTGCTCACTCCTCAGTCGATTAGATTTAGATAGAGCAAAATATGCTGTTGTCCCCCTGAAGCATAAGTTTTACCTAGGTGGGAACCGATGTGGTAGGATGTTAGCCCACCGCCTGCGGTACAAGACACAATCTGGGTCAGTCtgaacaatccaccccattcctacTACAGAAGTACATTCAGACTCACAGATCACTGATGCTTTCCAAAACTTTTATAAATCCCTCTACGCAGAGCAGCCGTAAGTTCCCGCTGACCCTTCTGACTATCTTTCATCCTGCCCTCCAACTTCACCCCTCTGTAACCTGCAGATTCCCTGGATAGACCCATCCGAATTGAAACCTAAATTCTACAAAATATCCTGCCACAAACTAGCCTCAGTCCTTATGCGACTCTTCAACTCTTTTGCCTCAGTGAGCTTCCTTACATATTCTGTTAGAAGCTTCCATATCAGTCATCCCTAAGCCCGGAAAAGATCCAAAGCTCTACGGGTCTTATAGGCCTATATCCCTTCTCAACAATGATGCCAAAATATTTAGTAGCATACTGGCCCACTGACTCAACCCATGTATGCCGGAATGGATCGCACCAGACCAGGGTGGCTTTATACTGGCGCACCATTGCAGAGACAGTAGGAGTATTTCCACCTGATGGACAAAGTGTTGAGGTTGCAAAAAGAATCCCTACTCTTTTTAatcgatgcagaaaaagcattcgaTAGAGTCCACTGACCATACTTGCACCAGACTCTAGAACATTTTGGCTCTGGCACCTGGTTGTGTGACTGGATTAGAAGCGCATACAGCTCTCCTAGGGCCATGGCGCGCGTCAATGAGCTTTCTTCCTCACCCTTTCCTATCGGCTGTGGCACAtgccagggctgccctctgtccacTCTCCTCTTTGCCCTACATATGGAGCCTCCAACACATACAAGCCCACCCAAATATTACTGGCATCACGTTTGGTGATGAAAAACATCTAATTAGCCTCTGCGCCAATGATGTGAAATTGTCTATCTCAGACCCTTTGACTTCCCCCTCTGCTCTGGTCACAGAGCTTCAAACCTTTGGAACTTTTTCTGGTTTCGAGTTtaatatgcaaaacaaatttaatctTGACTTTCTCTGTTTCTCCCCAGACTGAATCTTCCTTGCGGGCCCAATTCTCGTTTGAATGGGCCTCCACACATATACCCTACCTCGGGATCAAACTAGCAAATACAATTACTAAAACTATCTCACTCAATTTTAGCCACCTTGGTAAACAAGTCAGGGCAGATATTAACACCTGGGAGAGCCTGGGTCTCTCCTGGCTAGGCTCCTCCTGGATTGCGGCCATCAAGATGACTACTTAAGCATGCATTTTCTGTCTTTTTCAagcactaccactgaccccactAAAAaagcacttcactctatgcagtCAGATATGAATAGGTTTATCTGGGAGGGGAAGAGACCCAGCCTACACAGGCAACTCCTCTACCGGTCCCTGCGCAAGCTTCACAATTGCAGTTCCTAGTGGAATGGAGCAGACCGCTCACTaagaagcattggtgttttatggaccaggcagtAGCCAGTTCCCATATCTGGAAGGAACCCTTGCTCTCTAAGAGACACAGGGCTTGGAGATTCTACTCCTCCCCAGTAACCAACTCTATTTTCCATGTATGGGATGTGGTTGCGGTCGAAGCAAGACTAACAATC of the Pleurodeles waltl isolate 20211129_DDA chromosome 2_1, aPleWal1.hap1.20221129, whole genome shotgun sequence genome contains:
- the KIAA1210 gene encoding acrosomal protein KIAA1210 homolog isoform X3 produces the protein MATGSPGVKQIPAGEETSDECAGKKKSKFQTFKKFFGKRKKKEPPASSRDSNLKPSQSSSDVSTAEPQNIAFNSPSDLGSKGSMGNKALSHDSVFISEPASENTTDDRLSQETTPGKVKALQLQLQANIRVGSSPQVIAKKTGDDAGAVSEDDGLPQSPPEISTLHEVLTCSSGKSFRPVEHRSSLSLGGTDSEDEQLSSESLSRPVSPLSSILLPVDFNLPASTLGCLDNSAARHKIFLNPRRHRDRAKRSKIAGEVRAVREQLPRLSEEESSTEQLLEASPFDPSSEGLDNIFLKEQVPGISGDAEKLDIAEQPQRASRTPSEVTENVAALNKYSLEDTEIFSPNDENVSTPEHRKKEGGVGEDGIEEEKMVPYPEYGSTGDSEIQEHMTALSSNELDVTSEEVIESATCQTDTGLALVLISDTSEPNTHRNELASKDQEYSLKPENQSENKALARNIPLGADVTAASGNETNVIISETGLSIDSAQIQLLTSRTPAEREVALCDSLEHIALQITPVTTEDQQPSPQELSPKQAHPLDNREEAQSNLHQSILTVGSDLSTHSIQESIATPHKVAVENSSEDTVINLLDKSNPSMECICQVSANDFEAPSISVNSAVNDQIPVTCTQATKTSKETDDITKSQHKTTKTPVRFTIAPAWQRSLSGGSSAKEDTAARCAATSTIKAELFEKTTEEQTCLGRVRSASSPISSEDIDINTDIPRTPKKQCDSMSQSTELPFGVKLKRASSFSKHSDENVSNSQKSDSSVQQVSLVKDLQNSENAGKTLQIHLGPRKSSLIQCDLQEEKDLHRTKPEEPPKKNHTPKSLEKSINKPMTSATSEPVWVSMAKLKQKGFQEHPLAKEESATETAGTATVTGKVVNSEIEGFRKSGFISVVDQERSSHVAVSPTTADVGTAPPATTSAPALEKGPRQPPGLQPTLQSSAEPPWLSLAKKKAKAWSEMPQIVQ
- the KIAA1210 gene encoding acrosomal protein KIAA1210 homolog isoform X2; translated protein: MFYSCVKSQTDCIMATGSPGVKQIPAGKKKSKFQTFKKFFGKRKKKEPPASSRDSNLKPSQSSSDVSTAEPQNIAFNSPSDLGSKGSMGNKALSHDSVFISEPASENTTDDRLSQETTPGKVKALQLQLQANIRVGSSPQVIAKKTGDDAGAVSEDDGLPQSPPEISTLHEVLTCSSGKSFRPVEHRSSLSLGGTDSEDEQLSSESLSRPVSPLSSILLPVDFNLPASTLGCLDNSAARHKIFLNPRRHRDRAKRSKIAGEVRAVREQLPRLSEEESSTEQLLEASPFDPSSEGLDNIFLKEQVPGISGDAEKLDIAEQPQRASRTPSEVTENVAALNKYSLEDTEIFSPNDENVSTPEHRKKEGGVGEDGIEEEKMVPYPEYGSTGDSEIQEHMTALSSNELDVTSEEVIESATCQTDTGLALVLISDTSEPNTHRNELASKDQEYSLKPENQSENKALARNIPLGADVTAASGNETNVIISETGLSIDSAQIQLLTSRTPAEREVALCDSLEHIALQITPVTTEDQQPSPQELSPKQAHPLDNREEAQSNLHQSILTVGSDLSTHSIQESIATPHKVAVENSSEDTVINLLDKSNPSMECICQVSANDFEAPSISVNSAVNDQIPVTCTQATKTSKETDDITKSQHKTTKTPVRFTIAPAWQRSLSGGSSAKEDTAARCAATSTIKAELFEKTTEEQTCLGRVRSASSPISSEDIDINTDIPRTPKKQCDSMSQSTELPFGVKLKRASSFSKHSDENVSNSQKSDSSVQQVSLVKDLQNSENAGKTLQIHLGPRKSSLIQCDLQEEKDLHRTKPEEPPKKNHTPKSLEKSINKPMTSATSEPVWVSMAKLKQKGFQEHPLAKEESATETAGTATVTGKVVNSEIEGFRKSGFISVVDQERSSHVAVSPTTADVGTAPPATTSAPALEKGPRQPPGLQPTLQSSAEPPWLSLAKKKAKAWSEMPQIVQ